In the genome of Primulina eburnea isolate SZY01 chromosome 13, ASM2296580v1, whole genome shotgun sequence, the window CATGTTGGGATTAAGGGATTTTCTGCTCTCGTGGTTCAAACTTGAAATTTACCTCAACTTATTGATGATTACTGCGGTGAAAGCCACTTATTATACTCGTCCATGCGAATAATAAACGAGCTGGAACTTGGCAAACCCCCTCCACCATATGCCTGCACGAGTTTGCATgtgtataaaatattttattccgAAAAATAATTCTGGGGACTGATTCAAATATTTGGTAGGGAAAATGTAACAAGCAGAATTCGTTAGTTACTTTGTTTCGATCATAACCTTGGCAATTTCAGAAGTATCTGTACTGCTGTCTGTAGTTCTTAGGCACATTTTTAGATTATTGCGCTGCATGTATATCACAGCTCCAATAGGCCTGTGTTTATCAGGGGACACATTAAGAATGATAATAAATTCACAACTAAGAAACAACACAGCTTTTGCAGCAAGGACCATAGTTCATCGAGTGGCAATACTGCTATTCAAATGTATGTTGGTACACTCTTAGTTTTGGAAATCTGAGTCTAATAAACTTTAGCAAAGAAAGTTGCCAAATAAATGGTTATTTATTCGTCAGGAAGCCAATGCAATGTTCAATACATAACATTTGCACACAAATATAGCATAACATGGAGATTAAAAGGAGAGAGAATTAACCGAGAAAAAAAGGATCAAAGTAAATCACCTTAGCCCAGCAGCTACACTCCTTTTACTCAGTTCCTTCCCAATTTCATCACTCAATTCTGAATTTCCATCAGCTCTAAATCCCTAACAGTGATAAATACTAGCCTGAGAATTCATAGAAAGATGCCAGACAATTAAGCAAAATTCATTGTTCAATTTTCTAGCGCCTcatgtgaaaaataaaaaagtacCTAAGTATGAAATCTATCATTAGACCATGAACTAGAACTAACTGAAGCACATGATGACAATAAGAGAATTACTTAAGGATGTTTACCAAGCACTCCCCATAAAAACCTCTTCCTAACTGCACTCTCAAAACCTTTTGCAGCAGCATATTTGCATCACTCTTTCGATGTAAAAGATAGGCCTTCCCCTTCTTGATTAAGTCCGTAGCGCTAATCTCCATCAACTATTCATGTAAACAAGTAaaccaaattaaattaaaaacaatcaaaaGCACGAAACCAAACAATGGTAAATCTAGAACTTGTCTGAAATGAATATTCTTTTCTGACCGAAATTCAATTTAACCTGTTGATACATCCACGGATTACTCATGCAGTTCAATTTCGAGCGCCAGTCCCTTAGTCCAATTTTAAATGCTTGGGTATCAGGCAGCCTCCACTTACGAAGATCCTCATCTTCTATGTATTTAAGCACTATCTCCATCTGCTCTCGTTCTTCAGGATTTAGAAGGGACGTGGTATTATCCTTTTTGTGGTATTGTACACAAAAACATTagtataaaaatgtatacagTGCACCCTTCGACTAAGCATTCtacaatttttttgttttggaaGCCGATTTAATTAAGAAGACAGCATCGGCTACAGCTAATAAAAATTATCTGGCTTGAGCACTTTCACTTACAGTATCTGATCTCGTCGTCTCCATAAGTGCAGCAGAGAAATATTCATATGCAGCAGTGGAGCAACTCTTCTCAATATTGACATGAAATGTGAGGTTCGAATCCAAATATTCCCTTGACGAAATTCTAGAGAGTGCTGATTGGCGATGATCAAATGCAATAAGCCTACAAGTAAATATTGGTGATTCAGCCAACGATCAAATACATAATCTACAATTTTACTAAATGAGTAAAGGTTTAAAATTCTGAAGTGTGCTTACTTGGATGATGTTCGCTTCGAAAGTTCAAAAGCAAAACCTTTTGGACCaataaaatctaaaaaatagCACGTCTTCAATCCTTCAATGCATATATCTTCGACTCTAAGGAAAATGATTAAATAACCAGAATGAGGGGGAAAGATAAAGATATGAAGCGTGCTCGTAAAATGGGGGATGGAAAGCGTTTAAAAATCAATATGGTAACCACCAGTTAAAACAATTTAGACAGGACAACAAACTTCAACATTTGCACACTTTAAATGTGTTCTAATAGATAAACACACACAATATTCAGTAGCGCTCAATGCATCTCAAACCCAAGGAATAAGGAAATTTCACAGAAAATAATTTGCATCACCCACCTTTGCGCCAGGAACATGAATGCCATACATAAACAGAAAATATTCATAAAGGTGCATTATTAGAATAATACAGTTCCAGTTTATGTATAAcaagtcattgacagatttatGAGTTTGTTGATGCACCAACACAATTTAACCTACTGGACCAAAAACAAGTGATCATGTAAGAGTTCTAAGAGTTGAAAGTAGAAATTATGACACTGTGTGGTGATTGTGGCTCTGCGAGTGAGCATTACTCTGAAGAAGTGAAGAGTGAAGGAGCAGAGTTCAGAGAGCATTTTAAAGGAAAGAAGGAGAGACTTCATCAAGGAGATGGATTTTCATTATCATTCATTATCCTAACAAATGCGTACAATTGTTGTGTTCAGAGGCATTAAGTATCTACTATATTTTTATAATGACTAACAAAACCAATAAAATGACTAAAACGTTTACAATAACTAATTGATCGAACTAgacataatatatattaataaaaaactTATTTATAGAACATGCATGATGCAGATAAACGGACCAGTCGAGCAGGAATATATCAATGTAACAAAATAATATAGTGTGGGGACTTCAATCTCTTCAAAATAGCTCAGGAAAGTATATTTTGTATCCCTCCGCCCATTGCAAGCTTTTCCCCTTAAAACAGAAAATTATTGAGTCAATCTACATCTTAAGTTCATGATTAATTCTGTTAGGATATAATTTCTGAAACAGTGTTGGAAAACTGAAAACAAAACGCTTGAGTTGTAACTAGTTATATTTTTCCTTGTACTATGCTTTCTGGATCAGAGATGGGGAAGACTACAGATCCACATAGGAGAAGACTCAACCAATCGGTAAGAAGATTTCCTGCATGAGTTATAGTTGAGATGGTGGTGATGATTATGGATAAGGGAATCAAGGTTTCAGCAAAGACCTTGGAAAACAAAGACAAATCGGCAAAGGTCCAAGCTAGTGAAAATATCTAACAAATATACGAAAAAAGTGTTCTATGGCTTAGTGTTCCTACTTGAAGAGTTCTTGTAAAGTGAAGTAATTATGGTATAGTATTCCTGTAGATAGAATCCGGATTAGCCGTTGAAGCACTAAAAAGAAGATAAAA includes:
- the LOC140809329 gene encoding uncharacterized protein is translated as MLPFHRRVDTLLFPVPYSVLVRNFRSDAALESLRNASEARTPNLVLYNYPSFSGAYGALFAHLYHSRLNLPCLILPFSSVIPFRVEDICIEGLKTCYFLDFIGPKGFAFELSKRTSSKLIAFDHRQSALSRISSREYLDSNLTFHVNIEKSCSTAAYEYFSAALMETTRSDTDNTTSLLNPEEREQMEIVLKYIEDEDLRKWRLPDTQAFKIGLRDWRSKLNCMSNPWMYQQLMEISATDLIKKGKAYLLHRKSDANMLLQKVLRVQLGRGFYGECLGFRADGNSELSDEIGKELSKRSVAAGLRPIGAVIYMQRNNLKMCLRTTDSSTDTSEIAKAYGGGGLPSSSSFIIRMDEYNKWLSPQ